GTTGCAAGCGATCGCGCCATCTGCGAGCGATTCCATTGGGCGTCGAATGGCATATCCATTCGCGCTGGCATGACGATGCTCTTCGGAATCGCCACGCGCGCCTTCGGCCATCCGCGGCAACAAAAACGCCCGCAACGGCTGGCCGTCGGGCGTGGAACGATTTCAAGGGATTCGCAATACCGAGCCAGGCGGACCGCCGGCTGCAATTGCGCCTTCTCCCATCCTGACTCTACCGTTTCCGAATTTCACCGGATCGTGCAACTGGCAACCAGCCGCTCGCGGGCTTTCACCGCCGGTCGGGACCGGCCGTCATAGCACGCGGCCTCACCTAAACCGAAGGCTGATTTCTCGCAAGTCTATCGCACGATCCTGCGAAACGCTAGAGGCAGCTCAAGACTCAGAAATGATGACGATCACGTTCCGGTGCGCCATGGCTCATCCCTGAAGCAGAACGGCATGCCCGAGTGCAGCGTAAGGTGAGCGAGTCTGTATCGAAGAAATGGAAGAGACGAAGCCGCCATGGACCTGCTCGAACGCCTTCTTGGCTCGATGACCGGTGGGCAACGAACCTGGTTTCGATGCCTGCTTCCACTCAGATGCGCACTCAACCAAGCGTTCGACATCGGCCAGGAAACTATCCACGCTACCTTCGGTCATCTGATTGGCAGTGTCATCTATTGGACCGATTGCACGAAAGGCGCCAGAGCCGGGACTCCTCAGACCAAGACTGGTCTCGCAAGTCTCCGCCTGACTTCACCGAGGCGTACGACAGGTTCGAGCGATTCTCGCTCGGAATTCAAGCGACGAACGGTTCGACGATACCTTCACCGACACTTGGGATACGAAACAGACATTCGGCGCAGCCATCCTGCATGTCCTCTTGCACGACGATGAGCACCGCCAGGAAATCCTGCACATCCTCAACCGTCTTGGAGTGGAAAGCGGGCCTGAGATCGATCACGCCCTGTGGGACTTCGTGAGGCGCGGACTCTGTTCGCCCGATTCCGACTAGCCTCGAGAGCAGCGTCGCCACGGCGCCAATCGAGCCGCTGTGTCGGCTGAAGCTGCACCGGCTTGTCAGCCAGCATCGGCGCACCAACCCGTTCCACGCGAGTCATGGGCATAGCATTCGGGAATAAAGAAAGGCGGGGCAAGAACTCCCCGCCTCGCAACACGTAATTCGCCAACCGCTCTTCGGCTTCTTATCTGCCCCACGTCAGCTTCGGAATCACCTTCTCGCCATACGTCTTGATGAACGGCTCCTGATTCCGGTTCACATTGTGGACATAGATCTCGTCGAATCCGAGATCGATGAAGTGCTGCAGATACTCGACATGCTTGTCCAGATCGGCGGTCGTCAGCACGCGGTTCTTGAAGTGCTTCCCTTCCACCATCTTGGCCATGATCTCGAAATCCTCGGGATTGCGAATATCCCCCTTGGGGAACGCCATACCGCCGTTCGGCCAATCTCTCACCGCGAGATCGATCGCTTCCTGCTCGGTATCGGCCAGCGATACCTTGACCTGGATCATCTTCGGCATGGTGCTCGGATCCTTGCCAGCTTCGGTGGCGCCCTTCTCGAACCGTTCCATCAGCATCTTGAGCTTCTCATCGGCTGCGCCCACCAGAATCAGACCATCGGCCATCTTGCCGGTGCGATACGCCTGGATCGGTCCAGCGGTGGCGATGTAGATCGGCGGCGGCGTATCTGGCAGCGTGTAGATACGCGCGCTTTCGACATTGAAGTGATCGCTCTTGTATTTGACGACCTTGCCGGTGAAGAGCTGCTGGATGATCTCGATCGATTCGGCCAGCCGTGTCAGGCGCACCGGCGCCTCGGGCCAATATTCGCCGGTGATGTGCTCGTTTAGCGCCTCGCCCGCGCCCAGTCCGAGAAAGAACCGCCCCGGGAACATCGCTTCCAGCGTGCAGGCCGCTTGCGCAAGGATCGCCGGATGGTAACGATAGCCCGGCGGGGTGACGCCGGTACCGAACTTCAGCTTGGTCTCGACGCCGAGCGCCCCCATCCATGACCAGACGAAGGCCGAATGCCCCTGCGACGGCACCCAGGGATGAAAATGGTCCGACGCCATGATCGCCCCGAACCCCTGATCCTCGGCCAGTTTCGACCACGTCAGGAGATCTGTCGGATGAAACTGCTCGAAACTTGCCGCGTACCCAACGATTCCCATTCCTGCTCCTTCATGCATGCGCCGGGCGAGTGTTGCTTTGTTTCATGATACGGCGAACGAACTCCTTCGGCCCCTGGACCCTGGACACCGGACCCCGGACCCTTATCGAAACATATCCCGCCCAGACTCCAGCACGAGATCCTGTCCGCTGCCATGCGGCATCGAGAGGGGCGGCACGTACCCACGAACGAGCGTAACCGGCCGCCGGTCGAGCTTGTTGGCGACCAGTTCGGCCGCGCAGGCGAGTTCATCCGCCACGGCAATAACGGTGACGTGCAGCTCATACCCCGCATCGTCGTATTGCCCGCGGTAGTCGATCAGTGCTGGCAATCCCGCGACACCAATGGCGACATTGACGATACCCACGCGCCACGGTCGCCCAAACGAGTCGGAGACGATCACACCGAGTTTCACCCCGAAACGGTCGCCCAGACCCCGCCGGATCGCATGCGCCGATGCGTCAGGATCCACCGGCAGCAAGCAGACGGTGTCCGATTCGACGTTCGAAGCATCGACACCCGCATTGGCGCAAACGAAACCATGCCGAGTTTCGCTTATGAGCACACCGCGGTCCATCCGCACGATGCGCTTCGATTCGCGCAGCACGACTTCCACCTGGCGCGCATCTTTGCCCCATTGCTCAGCGAACTCGCGCGCAAATGGCGAAGGCTCGATCGTTCTAAGATCGACCAGCCTGCCTTCGGCCTTGCTGACGATCTTCTGAGTGACCACCAACACGTCGTCTTCCAGCAAGCCGATGCCTGCTTCCTCGATCGCGTCGCCGATCATGCCAACCAGATCGTCTCCCGGCTTGACTTCCGGAAGCTTGGGCAGACCGATGATTTCCAACGCGGTCACGTCCTCGCTCATCGCGCCGCCCTCCCCACCCCGGATGGACTGCGGAACACCTCCAGCTCCGTCAAATCCTCGGGTGTGTCGAGGTCGAACGAGGTGCCCAGCGATGTCGCGGTGACGGCGTCCACACCCAGTCGACCCGCCTCGTCCTGATGCCTGCCAAAACTGCCCTCGCCGAACTGAAACACGAACGGCTCACCGAATGCGTCCAGCCGCACCATCAGGGCGTTGGTGCCCATGCGGTGCCTATCCGGCGCAATCACGACTGGCGCATCCCGGCGCAGCACGTTGTCGATATCGGCGCTGGTAACGAGCGGTAGATCCGCCGGAAGGATGAGCACGGTCGACACGCCCATTTCACGCGCGAAATCGGCTGCCTGCTCGAGCGCCGGATTGAGCCCCGGCCGTTCCGGGTCTTGCATGAGTGGAATGATCGACGCATCGATCCGGCCGACTTCTGCCAGCGCGTCCTGGTCCGGGCTGATGACGAGCACATCGGCGCGGGAAACTGTTCCCAGCGCCGCGCGCACCACCCGGTCGAGCATTTCCCGCGTCAAAGCCGCGCGCGCCGCCGGATCGAGCACCGGAGAGAGGCGTGTTTTCCCATCGCTCAACGAGCGGATGGGTATGACGATTGCCGCGCGCGCGCTCATGCGTGCGCCGCTTCCGTGCGCAGTGACAACCCGAAATCGATCACCTCACGGCCAAGCCGGGCGCGGTCGTCTCGGTCGCCCATGATGGTCTGCAGCGCCCGGGCGGGAATGCCCAACGCTTCGATCTCCGGCATCGCGGTGGCGTCTTGCAGGTCGAGCACATAGCCGTCGAGCAGCGGGCGCAAAATGTCCGCCACCCCGACCGCGCTCGCCGCATGGCCGAGACTGCTCAACATCTTGTCGGCCGGCCCCTTGAGCGCCTTTCCCTGGATGATCGGACTGACCGCCACACGTGGCGCGTGGCACTGTTCCACCGCCGCGCGCAGCTCGGGCAATGCCAGCAGCGGACCGATACTAACGATCGGATTCGACGGACAGAAGACGATCAGGTCGGCCTGCCCGATGGCATCGACCGCCTGCTGGTTTGCCACCGCTTGCTCGATACCTGCGAAAAGCACCCCTGTCACCACATCCTGCTGTTGCCGCCGGACGAAATAGTCCTGGAATGCAAGTTCGCTATCGGCCGTCTGCACCATCGTCGCCACCGGGTCGTCCGTCATCGGCACGATACGCGCCGATATGCCCAATCCATCCGAGAGGCGCCTGGTCACCTCGGTCAAGGTCTGCCCCTCCCGCAACCAGGCGGTGCGCAGGATATCGGTCGCGAAATCCCGATCCCCGATCAGAAACCAGGTCTCCACGCCGTACGCGGCGATACCGTCGAGCGTGCCACGTGTATCCCCGGCGATACCCCACCCGGTCGCGGGGTTCGCGATCTCGCCCAATGTGTACATCACCGTGTCGAGATCGGGCGAGATCCGCAGTCCGTAGAGCTCGAAATCATCCGCGGTGTTGACCACCACCGTGAGTTCGACATCGTCGAATGCGTGCATCAGTCCCTGGGCCATCTTCGCCCCGCCGACACCGCCCGCAAGTGCCACGATCCGCGTCATATCGTTTTCGTCATCCTGAATTGCTCACCCAATGGTTCGGCCAGGGCGCCTCGGGCTGTTGCTTCGCCAGTGCGCGAATCACACGACCGCGCGTCGCCACGAAACCCGCATGTGGGCCGCTAATCTTCGAACCCGTGCGTATCCACCGAATCGATTTTCAGAGTCAAGGTGATCCGGTGCTGCTTGCCGAAGATCTCGGCCATCTGGCGGTCTGCTTCCTCGGCCCCTTCGTAGCGTGTGGTCACGGCACGCATGGTCTCTTGTCCGCGTTCCGCGTCGTTGTCGACCTCGATCCTGCCGCGCATCGCCACATAGCGCTGGCCCTCCTCGACGCACAAGGAAACCCGGCCGTCCCGCATCAGGTTCTTGTCCTTCATGCGGCCCTTTTTCGTGTTCATCAAGATCGTGTCACGGTCGATCGGGAGATACCACATCACAGTTTGTTGCGGACTGCCATCGGCATTGACCGTGGCCAACACACCGAAGCGAACTTCGCTCAGAAAGTCGAATGCTTGTGTACTCAGCTTCATAAGACCGCAGCTTCTCCAGCTTATCTCGCGTAAGGACATCCTGTTCGCGCAAGCATACAGCCCCAACCGGCGCCTTGTGCCATCGGGTCGTCCATCGCCTGCGGACGCTTGCGTGAATCCGATCAGCTCGAGACCACTGACCGGCTCAGGCCAAACTACATGATTTCGTGAATAGCTGGCAGCGCGCACGCGCGATAGGCTGAACCAGAGGAGATGTGTTGCCTCGGAGTTGTGATGACAGATAGATGGAGAATAAGGCGAATGGATGATCGACAGTTCGATACGCTTGTCAGGAAACTCGGCTCGGCGTCCAGCCGCCGTTCGTTTCTCAAGGGACTGCTTGGCGTCTCAGGCTTCGCGGCGACCGGTTTCGTCGTGCGCGATCAGGCTTTGGCAGCCCGCCGGGGATACAGCGGTCCCAGTCTGCCAACTGGCCAACCGCCTGTGCAGACACCCGCTCCCACGCAGCCGCCAGTGCAGACTCCAGTTCCCACCCAGCCCCCGGCGCCTACCGCGACCCCGACCGAACCGTCCGGCCAGATCTGCATTCCGGTCGGGGATCCCTGCACCGTCCAGCAGACTGCCGAATGCTGCACGAACGCATGCTGCTTCCCTTCCCTGCACGCCACCGTCGGGCACTGCTACGATCCCGCGATCGGATGCTATTGATCGCCATTGATTGCATACATCCAAGTCGACCGAACGTCCCCAGCAGTGCTGGAGACGTTCGGTCGATTCACGACTAGAAACCGTGCCAGCTGGCGCTATCGCCAGGGGACGGCTAGATCGCCTCGCACACCTCCGTGCAGGTATTCGCGATTGCAGAGCACACCGATCCTGCAGGACACTCGGGCGTCGTATCGCAGTCGATGGTCGAACGGAACTGCCCGCAAAACGAACCACCCCCATCGGCAGTCGCTTCGCATATCAGGCACGGAGCGCAATCCGCGTCTTCCGAGCACGGCGTCGCGCACGTCCCATTGACCAGGCAGATCTTGCCGCCCGGGCAGGTGGCGCAAATCCCCCCGCATCCGTCGGAAGCACCGCATGAGTTCTCACCGCACGTCGGCGTGCACGGCAACTTCGGCCCGCTGAAACCGCGCCGAGCCGCATCGGCCCCGTCGAGACCCAGCGACACAGCGGAGACAGCTGCGCCCGCTCCAAACAGTCCCTTCAAGACATCGCGGCGATTGCGTCGGGATGCCAGACTCTTCACAAGACCATCGAATCGGTTCGTATCCATTACGAGTTCTTCTCCATTTGACTCAAACTACAACTGACGTCGAATTCGACCCATCCGGGCGAATCGCCCGGATTCCGGGACACTACGGGAAGCACAACCCCTGAACTTCGCACTCGGCCTTGCATTCGCCTTCGACGCAAACGTCGGTTCCTGAACACGTGCAGATGCCTCCGCACTTGTTCGAAACACCACAGCGCTCTTCTCCGCAATCCGGCACACACGGGTTCCCAGGAAGTGGCGGGCCGCTGAACCCGCGCCGCGCGGCCTCTGCGCCATCAGCAGCCACGACGGCCGCCCCACCCACGACGGTAAACCCAAGAATCCCTTTCAACACCTCCCGGCGGTTCCGCCTGCCCGCCATCGAAACCACCAAACGATCGAATAACGTTGCGTCCACTACCCAATAACTCCTCTATTCCGAAAACGACTTATGGCCACACCGGCCGACAGTCAATCTAGCGATTGCTTGCGTAGTCGGTCATCAGTCAAATCACCTATTTCCTGCAGATCTGCCGAAACAAAGATCGAGTCGCTACGTACGCTCCGGTACACTGCGCGCATGCACGCGCAACCGGAGCCCCGCTGACATGTCGAGTTCTGTTCTCCCGGCGGCCGCCAGACCGCCGTTCGTGTTGGCAATCGATATTGGAACCTCGTCGACGCGCGCGATCCTCTATGACGCCACCGGGCGAGCGGTCGAAGAACGTCATGCCCAGGTCTCGTACGAGATCGAAACGAGCCATGATGGCCGTTCCACGTTCGATGCCTCGGAACTCCGCCGGCTGACCGAAGCGGCCATCGACGAGGTCTGCATCGAAATGGGCAACATGTCCGTTGCCGCCGTGGGGATCTCGTGTTTCTGGCATAGCCTGGTGGGACTCGACGAGCGGGGGGAGCCCATCACCCCGATCTTCTATTGGGGAGACAACCGCTCGGTCGATCAGGTCGACCAACTGCGCGACAGACTCGACCAGCAAGCTTGGCGCGCCCAAACTGGATGCGTCTTTCACTCCAACTATTGGCCGGCAAAGCTGCTCTGGCTGAAACAGACCGACCCGGAAACCTTCGCCCGCGTGCGTCAATGGACCGCTCCCACCGGGGTCATGTCCCGCGCGTGGCTCGGATCCGATGCCATCTCGCTGAGCATGGCGTCGGGCACCGGCATGGTCGATCTCGCAGCCGCGCAGTGGATATCCGGGTTCGGCGACGTCCTCACCATCGAACGGGCGACTCTCCCGCCCATCATCGACCGCGACGAACCCGCGCAGCTCGTCCCCGAATACGCTGCCCGCTGGCCCCAACTGGCCGGAGCCGATTGGTTTCCGGCACTGGGGGATGGCGCCTGCGCCACGATCGGCTCAGGATCGACCAACCAGTCGCGCATCGCCATGACGCTCGGCTCGTCAGGAGCCACAAGAGTGCCGGTAACCGCGCCGGTCGGCGCTCGCCCTCCTCTTCATGACAATCTCTGGATCTATCGCATCGATCGCCAGACAGCGCTCTACGGTGCGGCCATCAGCAACGGCGGTCTCATGCTCGATTGGACGCTCGAGGTGCTAGACGACCCTGAGGGCAAACTGCGATCCCAGGCAGCGGCGCTCGAACCCGGCTCGCATGGGCTCAGCATCTTGCCGTTCCTCTCCGCCGAACGCTCGCCGATCTGGAACGATCGTGCCCGCGGCGTGATC
Above is a window of Thermomicrobiales bacterium DNA encoding:
- a CDS encoding PPOX class F420-dependent oxidoreductase — encoded protein: MKLSTQAFDFLSEVRFGVLATVNADGSPQQTVMWYLPIDRDTILMNTKKGRMKDKNLMRDGRVSLCVEEGQRYVAMRGRIEVDNDAERGQETMRAVTTRYEGAEEADRQMAEIFGKQHRITLTLKIDSVDTHGFED
- the cofE gene encoding coenzyme F420-0:L-glutamate ligase; the protein is MSEDVTALEIIGLPKLPEVKPGDDLVGMIGDAIEEAGIGLLEDDVLVVTQKIVSKAEGRLVDLRTIEPSPFAREFAEQWGKDARQVEVVLRESKRIVRMDRGVLISETRHGFVCANAGVDASNVESDTVCLLPVDPDASAHAIRRGLGDRFGVKLGVIVSDSFGRPWRVGIVNVAIGVAGLPALIDYRGQYDDAGYELHVTVIAVADELACAAELVANKLDRRPVTLVRGYVPPLSMPHGSGQDLVLESGRDMFR
- a CDS encoding TIGR03557 family F420-dependent LLM class oxidoreductase encodes the protein MGIVGYAASFEQFHPTDLLTWSKLAEDQGFGAIMASDHFHPWVPSQGHSAFVWSWMGALGVETKLKFGTGVTPPGYRYHPAILAQAACTLEAMFPGRFFLGLGAGEALNEHITGEYWPEAPVRLTRLAESIEIIQQLFTGKVVKYKSDHFNVESARIYTLPDTPPPIYIATAGPIQAYRTGKMADGLILVGAADEKLKMLMERFEKGATEAGKDPSTMPKMIQVKVSLADTEQEAIDLAVRDWPNGGMAFPKGDIRNPEDFEIMAKMVEGKHFKNRVLTTADLDKHVEYLQHFIDLGFDEIYVHNVNRNQEPFIKTYGEKVIPKLTWGR
- the cofD gene encoding 2-phospho-L-lactate transferase; this encodes MTRIVALAGGVGGAKMAQGLMHAFDDVELTVVVNTADDFELYGLRISPDLDTVMYTLGEIANPATGWGIAGDTRGTLDGIAAYGVETWFLIGDRDFATDILRTAWLREGQTLTEVTRRLSDGLGISARIVPMTDDPVATMVQTADSELAFQDYFVRRQQQDVVTGVLFAGIEQAVANQQAVDAIGQADLIVFCPSNPIVSIGPLLALPELRAAVEQCHAPRVAVSPIIQGKALKGPADKMLSSLGHAASAVGVADILRPLLDGYVLDLQDATAMPEIEALGIPARALQTIMGDRDDRARLGREVIDFGLSLRTEAAHA
- a CDS encoding FGGY family carbohydrate kinase — encoded protein: MSSSVLPAAARPPFVLAIDIGTSSTRAILYDATGRAVEERHAQVSYEIETSHDGRSTFDASELRRLTEAAIDEVCIEMGNMSVAAVGISCFWHSLVGLDERGEPITPIFYWGDNRSVDQVDQLRDRLDQQAWRAQTGCVFHSNYWPAKLLWLKQTDPETFARVRQWTAPTGVMSRAWLGSDAISLSMASGTGMVDLAAAQWISGFGDVLTIERATLPPIIDRDEPAQLVPEYAARWPQLAGADWFPALGDGACATIGSGSTNQSRIAMTLGSSGATRVPVTAPVGARPPLHDNLWIYRIDRQTALYGAAISNGGLMLDWTLEVLDDPEGKLRSQAAALEPGSHGLSILPFLSAERSPIWNDRARGVISGLSLATTRADILLAATEAVAFRLADTCDAVRAIAPQNATIIANGAALLKSDLLLQIVTDTLDAPIVALDESLESAARGAAVLALAVIEPAATPFDPVAGARVTEPDPARADRYTAERGRQEMLLKLFQQPDSPWNAKT
- the cofC gene encoding 2-phospho-L-lactate guanylyltransferase, which gives rise to MSARAAIVIPIRSLSDGKTRLSPVLDPAARAALTREMLDRVVRAALGTVSRADVLVISPDQDALAEVGRIDASIIPLMQDPERPGLNPALEQAADFAREMGVSTVLILPADLPLVTSADIDNVLRRDAPVVIAPDRHRMGTNALMVRLDAFGEPFVFQFGEGSFGRHQDEAGRLGVDAVTATSLGTSFDLDTPEDLTELEVFRSPSGVGRAAR